From Camelus bactrianus isolate YW-2024 breed Bactrian camel chromosome 16, ASM4877302v1, whole genome shotgun sequence, the proteins below share one genomic window:
- the LOC123615655 gene encoding uncharacterized protein LOC123615655 isoform X3, with protein sequence MTGQRAPRPLPLPRPPPRRPRPRLPAPEQESAAGRPDPPKGPEAGGTRVPGPWGRTPSRKLPQVQSIDTAPRGEGAPSFSRAQRPGSSGRRPSLASDPAPGRGAARAPALRREAAGAGKRGQWAGESGGASCRGPGEEPRWREPPAPPLTGRLRRNLEFRESPGLSPAPVCVPSLS encoded by the exons ATGACGGGCCAGCGGGCCCCGagacccctccccctgccccggcccccaccccgccgcccgcgcccgcGGCTGCCTGCGCCCGAGCAGGAAAGCGCGGCGGGCCGACCCGACCCGCCGAAAGGGCCTGAGGCGGGGGGCACCCgggtcccagggccctggggaaGGACCCCCAGCCGCAAGCTGCCCCAAGTGCAAAGCATTGACACGGCCCCGAGAGGAGAGGGGGCGCCCTCCTTCTCCCGCGCCCAGCGGCCCGGCAGCTCTGGCCGGCGCCCCAGCTTGGCCTCCGACCCCGCTCCGGGCCGAGGCGCCGCCCGGGCCCCTGCGCTCCGGAGGGAGGCTGCGGGTGCTGGAAAGAGAGGCCAGTGGGCGGGCGAGTCAGGAGGCGCCAGCTGCCGAGGTCCCGGAGAGGAACCCAGGTGGCGGGAGCCG CCCGCGCCTCCCCTCACAGGAAGACTCAGGAGGAACCTGGAGTTCCGGGAAAGCCCTGGACTCAGCCCAGCACCCGTCTGCGTCCCCAGCCTAAGCTGA
- the LOC123615655 gene encoding uncharacterized protein LOC123615655 isoform X4, producing the protein MTGQRAPRPLPLPRPPPRRPRPRLPAPEQESAAGRPDPPKGPEAGGTRVPGPWGRTPSRKLPQVQSIDTAPRGEGAPSFSRAQRPGSSGRRPSLASDPAPGRGAARAPALRREAAGAGKRGQWAGESGGASCRGPGEEPRWREPEDSGGTWSSGKALDSAQHPSASPA; encoded by the exons ATGACGGGCCAGCGGGCCCCGagacccctccccctgccccggcccccaccccgccgcccgcgcccgcGGCTGCCTGCGCCCGAGCAGGAAAGCGCGGCGGGCCGACCCGACCCGCCGAAAGGGCCTGAGGCGGGGGGCACCCgggtcccagggccctggggaaGGACCCCCAGCCGCAAGCTGCCCCAAGTGCAAAGCATTGACACGGCCCCGAGAGGAGAGGGGGCGCCCTCCTTCTCCCGCGCCCAGCGGCCCGGCAGCTCTGGCCGGCGCCCCAGCTTGGCCTCCGACCCCGCTCCGGGCCGAGGCGCCGCCCGGGCCCCTGCGCTCCGGAGGGAGGCTGCGGGTGCTGGAAAGAGAGGCCAGTGGGCGGGCGAGTCAGGAGGCGCCAGCTGCCGAGGTCCCGGAGAGGAACCCAGGTGGCGGGAGCCG GAAGACTCAGGAGGAACCTGGAGTTCCGGGAAAGCCCTGGACTCAGCCCAGCACCCGTCTGCGTCCCCAGCCTAA
- the LOC123615655 gene encoding uncharacterized protein LOC123615655 isoform X5, with the protein MTGQRAPRPLPLPRPPPRRPRPRLPAPEQESAAGRPDPPKGPEAGGTRVPGPWGRTPSRKLPQVQSIDTAPRGEGAPSFSRAQRPGSSGRRPSLASDPAPGRGAARAPALRREAAGAGKRGQWAGESGGASCRGPGEEPRWREPGAQ; encoded by the coding sequence ATGACGGGCCAGCGGGCCCCGagacccctccccctgccccggcccccaccccgccgcccgcgcccgcGGCTGCCTGCGCCCGAGCAGGAAAGCGCGGCGGGCCGACCCGACCCGCCGAAAGGGCCTGAGGCGGGGGGCACCCgggtcccagggccctggggaaGGACCCCCAGCCGCAAGCTGCCCCAAGTGCAAAGCATTGACACGGCCCCGAGAGGAGAGGGGGCGCCCTCCTTCTCCCGCGCCCAGCGGCCCGGCAGCTCTGGCCGGCGCCCCAGCTTGGCCTCCGACCCCGCTCCGGGCCGAGGCGCCGCCCGGGCCCCTGCGCTCCGGAGGGAGGCTGCGGGTGCTGGAAAGAGAGGCCAGTGGGCGGGCGAGTCAGGAGGCGCCAGCTGCCGAGGTCCCGGAGAGGAACCCAGGTGGCGGGAGCCG